Proteins from a genomic interval of Oceanispirochaeta crateris:
- a CDS encoding alpha-ketoacid dehydrogenase subunit alpha/beta, protein MAQQISVDPKKIREPQVIKLKDIPVNQYKQDIKDEIKKFGKDGLKQAYYDMLIIREFETMLNSIKKEGNYQGIAYDHKGPAHLAIGQESAYVGQSLALDTDDFIFGSHRSHGEILAKCFKAVYAMDEASLKSTMEGFMDGDTLKVVQDHHNGSSLRDTAENFVLYGALAEVFARKAGFNRGLGGSMHTFFSPFGSMPNNAIVGGSGDIALGAALFKRVNRKNGIVIANIGDGSLACGPVWEGLMMAAMDQYKTLWDKDLGGMPPYLLNVFNNFYAMGGQPVGETMGFGTAARLGAGVNPENMHAERIDGFNPLAVAEATMRKKELLLKGEGPALLDTITYRQSGHSPSDASSYRTKEEMDAFAAMDCIVEFGEYLKAGKVITQKEMDSMKEKVVGKITTTMKLAIDDTISPRVGGQFIESVMYSMGNMPKMEDREPEVLMPLSENPRVKQLARKARYAYDESGKKLPASKTYAFRDGIFEAMAHRFYEDPTMIAYGEDVRDWGGAFACYRGLTEALPYHRFFNSPISEASIVGSAVGYAMAGGRAVVELMYCDFLGRAGDEVFNQMPKWQSMSGGVLKMPLVLRVSVGSKYGAQHSQDWSALVAHIPGLKVMFPATPYDAKGMLNLALRGTDPVIFLESQKVYGEAELFEKDGVPEGYYEVPEGEPAIRKEGNDLTIMSIGATLYPAMDAAKLMEDKYGLSVEVIDLRFINPLNYEPLVDSLKKTGRCVLVSDATERGAFTHNVASNLTRLAFDYLDAPPVVVGSRNWISPPAEMEEIFFPQVSWIIDTVHEQIMPLPGHTVETVQTNGDWIRRLRLGV, encoded by the coding sequence ATGGCACAGCAAATATCAGTAGATCCAAAAAAGATTAGGGAACCTCAGGTTATCAAACTCAAAGACATTCCCGTTAACCAGTATAAACAGGATATCAAGGACGAGATTAAAAAGTTCGGTAAAGACGGGTTGAAACAGGCCTATTACGATATGCTCATCATCCGTGAGTTCGAAACCATGCTCAACAGCATCAAGAAAGAAGGGAACTATCAGGGCATTGCCTATGATCACAAAGGTCCCGCTCACCTGGCCATCGGACAGGAATCGGCCTATGTCGGACAGTCCCTGGCTTTGGATACAGATGACTTTATCTTCGGTTCCCACCGTTCTCATGGTGAGATCCTGGCCAAGTGTTTTAAGGCTGTATACGCCATGGATGAAGCATCCCTGAAATCTACTATGGAAGGATTCATGGATGGAGATACCCTCAAGGTCGTTCAAGATCATCATAATGGTTCCTCTCTGAGAGATACGGCGGAAAACTTTGTTCTCTACGGTGCTTTGGCAGAGGTCTTTGCCCGTAAAGCCGGTTTTAACAGAGGTCTCGGTGGTTCCATGCACACCTTCTTCTCTCCCTTCGGCAGCATGCCTAATAATGCTATCGTCGGTGGTTCCGGGGATATCGCCCTGGGTGCTGCTCTCTTTAAAAGAGTGAATAGAAAGAACGGGATTGTCATTGCCAATATCGGGGATGGTTCTCTCGCTTGTGGTCCTGTCTGGGAAGGCTTGATGATGGCCGCCATGGATCAGTACAAGACTCTCTGGGATAAAGATCTGGGCGGTATGCCTCCTTATCTTCTGAATGTATTCAATAACTTTTATGCCATGGGTGGACAGCCTGTGGGAGAAACCATGGGATTCGGTACCGCTGCCCGTCTGGGAGCCGGTGTTAATCCTGAAAATATGCATGCCGAACGGATCGATGGATTCAATCCTCTGGCAGTGGCTGAAGCCACCATGAGAAAGAAAGAACTCCTTCTGAAAGGAGAAGGTCCGGCTCTACTGGATACCATCACCTACAGACAGTCAGGCCACTCTCCATCTGATGCCTCCTCCTATAGAACCAAGGAAGAAATGGATGCCTTTGCCGCCATGGACTGTATCGTTGAGTTCGGTGAGTACCTGAAAGCCGGAAAGGTGATAACACAAAAAGAAATGGATAGCATGAAAGAAAAGGTCGTTGGTAAAATTACCACCACCATGAAGCTGGCTATCGATGACACAATCAGCCCCAGGGTTGGCGGACAGTTTATCGAGTCTGTTATGTATTCCATGGGAAATATGCCTAAAATGGAAGACCGGGAACCCGAGGTTCTGATGCCTCTTTCCGAAAACCCCAGGGTCAAACAGCTGGCCAGAAAAGCACGTTATGCTTATGACGAAAGCGGAAAGAAGCTTCCTGCTTCCAAAACCTATGCTTTTAGGGACGGTATCTTTGAAGCCATGGCTCATCGTTTCTATGAAGATCCCACTATGATTGCTTATGGTGAAGACGTGAGAGACTGGGGAGGTGCTTTTGCCTGTTACAGAGGATTGACCGAGGCATTGCCCTATCATAGATTTTTCAATTCTCCTATTTCAGAGGCATCCATCGTTGGTTCTGCTGTAGGATACGCCATGGCCGGAGGTCGGGCTGTTGTGGAGCTTATGTACTGCGACTTCCTGGGAAGAGCGGGTGACGAAGTGTTCAACCAGATGCCCAAGTGGCAGTCTATGTCGGGTGGTGTCTTGAAAATGCCCCTCGTACTGCGCGTGTCTGTAGGTTCAAAATACGGTGCTCAGCACTCCCAGGACTGGTCTGCTCTTGTGGCCCACATTCCCGGACTTAAGGTCATGTTCCCTGCTACTCCCTATGACGCAAAAGGGATGTTGAACCTGGCCCTGAGAGGAACCGACCCTGTGATCTTCCTGGAAAGCCAGAAGGTTTACGGTGAGGCCGAGCTATTCGAAAAAGACGGAGTACCCGAGGGATACTACGAGGTCCCAGAAGGTGAACCAGCCATCCGGAAGGAAGGAAACGATCTGACTATCATGTCTATCGGTGCCACCTTGTATCCTGCCATGGATGCGGCAAAACTGATGGAAGACAAATATGGACTGAGTGTTGAAGTGATTGACCTCCGGTTTATCAACCCTCTCAATTACGAACCCCTTGTAGATTCACTGAAAAAGACCGGGCGTTGTGTACTTGTGTCTGATGCGACAGAACGGGGTGCATTTACCCACAATGTGGCTTCAAACCTGACCCGTCTTGCCTTTGATTACCTGGATGCTCCTCCTGTCGTTGTGGGTTCCAGAAATTGGATCTCCCCACCTGCAGAAATGGAAGAGATTTTCTTCCCCCAGGTCAGCTGGATTATCGATACTGTGCATGAACAGATCATGCCACTCCCCGGTCATACAGTTGAAACTGTACAGACTAATGGAGATTGGATACGCCGCCTGAGACTAGGTGTTTAA
- a CDS encoding substrate-binding domain-containing protein yields MNKRLTAIGVLLLTVFMGTQLFAEGKKDVTAEKQGYLVIFSQANNAEPYRASQNDSFKELWAEYSDVTFEIMDAQQDNSRQISQIETSIIKNPDLLIVAPNERGPLSEVMGKAKNAGIPVVCLERDIVDAENYTTWIMSDNYSIGKLAGEYMVDLLIEKNGEPKGTIVDLRGSLGVEGEQKRFKGAWDVFDQYPGITQEAEAVCNWLQSEGRIRMTEILRAHNNIDIVYGHNDPMAVGGYLAAKDLGLEDDIIFIGVDGLLGEAGGIKKVIDGVLDATFTYPLCTEKAVEIGNKIMRDPAFTPEKVYEVASAMVTPENAQSLYK; encoded by the coding sequence ATGAATAAGAGACTAACCGCAATTGGAGTATTACTCCTGACCGTATTCATGGGAACTCAGTTATTTGCTGAAGGGAAAAAGGATGTTACAGCGGAGAAACAAGGTTATCTTGTCATATTCAGCCAGGCAAATAATGCAGAACCCTATAGAGCTTCACAGAATGACTCTTTCAAGGAACTTTGGGCAGAGTATAGTGATGTGACATTTGAAATAATGGATGCACAGCAGGATAATAGCCGACAGATCTCACAGATCGAGACATCTATTATCAAGAATCCGGACCTCTTAATTGTTGCTCCAAATGAGAGAGGACCTCTTTCTGAGGTCATGGGTAAAGCAAAAAATGCAGGGATTCCTGTGGTCTGTCTGGAACGGGATATTGTAGATGCAGAAAACTACACTACCTGGATCATGAGTGACAACTATTCCATCGGTAAACTGGCCGGTGAATATATGGTTGATCTGCTGATTGAAAAAAATGGTGAACCAAAGGGAACTATCGTAGACTTGAGAGGATCTCTTGGTGTTGAAGGTGAGCAGAAAAGATTTAAAGGTGCCTGGGATGTATTTGATCAATATCCTGGAATAACTCAAGAAGCAGAAGCTGTTTGTAACTGGCTGCAGAGTGAAGGCCGTATCAGGATGACTGAAATCCTCCGTGCTCATAACAACATCGATATCGTATACGGACATAACGATCCCATGGCTGTTGGTGGATACCTTGCCGCAAAAGACCTGGGTCTTGAAGATGATATCATTTTCATCGGTGTAGATGGCCTGTTGGGAGAAGCCGGTGGAATCAAAAAAGTCATTGACGGTGTTCTGGATGCCACTTTTACCTATCCTCTTTGTACTGAAAAAGCCGTTGAAATTGGAAATAAAATCATGAGAGATCCTGCTTTCACACCCGAAAAAGTGTATGAAGTAGCCTCTGCCATGGTCACTCCTGAGAATGCTCAGTCTCTGTATAAATGA
- a CDS encoding ABC transporter permease, producing the protein MTSEFKMKQIPSLFKKGTTWLKRFQSLTGLVLIIIMAIILSPRQHGTGHILFLTSENISDIFRQVSENGIIAIGMTFVILTSGIDLSVGSLLAVAATFSAKILTQWDPPFGQSLHLFLAIFLPLILTTSFGTIYGLVISKLKIQPFIITLAGMIGIRGFARFLTNNANIDIGFGDDISSVFANLLSPKPVVISTFVIAAIVMSILLSRTVFGLRVKSIGDNSIGSRYAGLPVTKIILLTYALSGFLTGIAGILHAAQNHQGSPNDGMSYELDAIAAVVIGGTRMTGGKGSILGTIIGVFIMGILTNTFRLKGVDINIEMMAKAIIIVIAVWLQMPRQGKNKG; encoded by the coding sequence ATGACTTCTGAATTTAAAATGAAACAAATTCCCTCTCTCTTTAAAAAAGGCACTACATGGCTTAAACGCTTTCAGAGCCTGACAGGCCTTGTGCTGATAATAATCATGGCGATCATCTTGAGTCCCAGGCAGCATGGAACCGGGCATATCCTATTTCTGACATCTGAGAATATTTCTGATATTTTCAGACAAGTTTCTGAAAATGGAATCATTGCCATCGGCATGACCTTTGTTATTTTGACTTCGGGGATTGACCTCAGTGTAGGAAGCTTGCTTGCTGTCGCAGCCACGTTTTCAGCTAAGATTTTAACCCAGTGGGATCCCCCCTTTGGTCAGAGTCTTCATCTTTTTCTGGCTATTTTTCTTCCTTTGATTTTGACCACTAGTTTTGGTACGATCTATGGCCTGGTCATTTCAAAACTCAAAATACAACCCTTTATTATCACCCTGGCGGGGATGATAGGTATCCGAGGATTCGCCCGGTTTCTCACTAATAACGCCAACATCGACATCGGTTTTGGAGATGATATCTCCTCCGTTTTTGCAAATCTCTTGTCCCCGAAGCCGGTGGTTATTTCAACCTTTGTCATTGCGGCCATCGTCATGTCTATTTTGCTAAGCCGGACAGTTTTTGGTTTGAGAGTTAAATCTATCGGGGACAACAGTATCGGTTCCCGATACGCCGGTCTTCCTGTCACGAAAATCATTCTTCTTACCTATGCACTTTCAGGATTCCTAACCGGGATAGCCGGGATCCTTCATGCCGCACAGAATCATCAGGGTAGCCCCAATGACGGAATGTCCTATGAACTGGATGCTATTGCCGCCGTTGTTATTGGTGGAACCAGGATGACGGGGGGGAAAGGAAGCATCCTTGGGACCATTATTGGAGTTTTCATCATGGGGATACTGACCAATACATTTCGATTGAAAGGGGTCGATATCAATATAGAAATGATGGCCAAGGCTATCATCATTGTCATAGCCGTATGGCTTCAGATGCCCAGACAGGGCAAAAATAAGGGATGA
- a CDS encoding dihydrolipoamide acetyltransferase family protein: protein MAEIVVMPKAGNSVESCIILEWSKQEGDAVQTGDILCEAETDKTTVSVESTASGTVLKHLYKVDDDVPVMLPLAIVGEPGEDITSLLAEVGNASGEAPSTEVAEETSATSSAPAAAETALPAQAVQADLGSPSGFASPRARNLAAAKAVALDKIKGTGPEGRIVERDVLAVLDGMAPLTPSAMEELIRTGKTAPTRGTGLGGRVLKSDLMDAPVSTSTSPVAASAVQFPGAVEEIKVKGVRKVTASRMLESLSQTAQLTMNTSANASRILAMRKRLKESPEEMGLQGVTINDLVMLVTARTLKDFPEMNAHFLGDTIKQFKSVHLGCAVDTPRGLMVPVVQFADTLSLKSMGIETKRLFGKCLDGQADTDDLSGGTFTITNLGAMGIESFTPVLNKPEVGILGVCTIQPKPVMKGSDVEFIPHMGLSLTFDHQATDGAPAGRFLKALVANLENIDLVLAL, encoded by the coding sequence ATGGCAGAAATTGTAGTTATGCCGAAAGCCGGTAATTCTGTAGAATCCTGTATTATTCTGGAGTGGTCCAAGCAGGAAGGAGATGCTGTTCAAACAGGAGATATCCTGTGTGAAGCTGAGACGGATAAAACCACGGTGAGCGTGGAATCCACAGCATCCGGAACAGTACTTAAACACTTATATAAGGTAGATGACGATGTCCCTGTTATGCTGCCCCTGGCTATAGTGGGAGAACCGGGAGAAGATATTACATCTCTGCTGGCCGAAGTGGGAAATGCTTCAGGAGAAGCCCCTTCAACTGAGGTTGCAGAAGAAACTTCCGCGACCTCATCGGCTCCTGCAGCTGCTGAGACAGCCCTGCCTGCCCAGGCGGTACAGGCCGATTTAGGAAGCCCTTCTGGGTTTGCCTCTCCAAGAGCAAGAAACCTGGCCGCTGCCAAGGCCGTCGCCCTGGATAAAATCAAGGGAACCGGTCCCGAAGGCCGTATTGTCGAACGGGATGTGTTGGCTGTCCTTGACGGAATGGCTCCATTGACTCCCTCCGCCATGGAAGAACTCATCCGGACCGGAAAAACAGCTCCCACAAGAGGCACCGGATTGGGAGGAAGAGTCCTCAAATCCGATCTTATGGATGCCCCTGTTTCTACGTCTACTTCTCCAGTCGCCGCCTCTGCAGTTCAGTTCCCCGGAGCCGTTGAAGAGATCAAGGTAAAGGGTGTCAGAAAGGTTACGGCATCAAGAATGCTTGAATCTCTCTCTCAGACGGCTCAACTCACCATGAATACTTCTGCCAATGCAAGTCGGATTCTGGCCATGAGAAAGAGGCTGAAAGAGTCCCCCGAAGAAATGGGACTCCAGGGTGTCACCATCAATGATCTTGTGATGCTGGTTACAGCTAGAACTCTCAAAGACTTCCCCGAAATGAATGCCCACTTTTTAGGAGACACAATCAAGCAGTTCAAGTCTGTTCATCTGGGTTGTGCCGTTGATACTCCCCGCGGCCTGATGGTACCCGTTGTCCAATTTGCGGATACCTTGAGCCTTAAATCCATGGGAATTGAAACAAAGCGTCTTTTCGGAAAGTGTCTGGATGGACAAGCAGATACAGACGATCTCTCCGGCGGTACTTTTACCATCACCAATCTTGGTGCCATGGGTATCGAAAGCTTTACTCCCGTGCTGAATAAGCCCGAAGTAGGAATCCTGGGAGTCTGTACCATTCAACCCAAACCGGTCATGAAGGGATCAGATGTCGAATTCATCCCTCATATGGGTTTGAGTCTTACTTTTGATCATCAGGCCACTGATGGTGCTCCTGCAGGACGGTTTTTGAAGGCCCTGGTTGCCAACCTTGAAAACATCGATCTGGTCCTGGCACTTTAG
- the lpdA gene encoding dihydrolipoyl dehydrogenase — protein MENYDLIVIGAGPGGYIAAERAGHAGKKVLLIEKENLGGVCTNWGCIPTKSLLNSSKLYKKALHGEAYGVTAENVRFNLEKAMAHKQDTIETLRKGIAYLMKSNKVDVVFAEATLTSSKTVMADGKEYGFDNLFVATGSTAFVPPIPGSDLPHVLTNVGILEVESLPKNLVVIGGGVIGVEFASFFSAVGVNVSVVEMMDEIIPLMDGEFSAALRKSMSQVDFHLKAKVTKIDKTKVYFEKDGAETALDADLVLMAVGRRPLTMGLEKIGVDVAPQGIRVDEQMRTNLPGIFAIGDVNGKSLLAHSASRMGEVAVNTILGKPDRMRYDAIPWAVYTDPEAAGCGLTEAQAKDAGYKVQTATVQMRANGRFLAEQGKKEPGMCKVVVEEGSGLLLGVHMLGIYSSEIIHSAAAMMEMELRVQDIKEIVFPHPSVSEIIKDCLWAL, from the coding sequence ATGGAAAATTATGATCTGATAGTCATTGGAGCCGGACCCGGAGGATATATTGCCGCCGAACGTGCCGGTCATGCCGGAAAAAAAGTCCTGCTCATTGAAAAGGAAAATCTGGGAGGAGTCTGTACAAACTGGGGTTGTATCCCCACCAAGAGTTTGCTGAATTCTTCAAAGCTGTATAAAAAAGCCCTCCACGGGGAAGCCTATGGTGTCACAGCCGAAAATGTCCGTTTCAATTTGGAAAAGGCCATGGCTCACAAACAGGACACCATTGAGACACTGCGCAAGGGAATTGCTTACCTGATGAAGTCAAACAAGGTGGATGTTGTTTTTGCAGAGGCTACCCTTACATCCTCTAAGACAGTTATGGCCGATGGAAAAGAGTATGGTTTTGACAATCTTTTTGTTGCCACAGGTTCAACAGCCTTTGTTCCTCCCATCCCCGGTTCTGATCTACCCCATGTTCTGACGAATGTCGGGATTCTGGAAGTAGAAAGCCTGCCTAAGAATCTCGTCGTGATTGGCGGTGGAGTCATCGGAGTCGAATTTGCTTCTTTCTTCAGCGCCGTAGGTGTGAATGTGTCTGTCGTGGAAATGATGGATGAGATCATTCCCCTCATGGATGGCGAGTTTTCAGCAGCCCTTAGAAAGAGTATGTCCCAGGTTGATTTCCACCTGAAGGCCAAGGTCACAAAGATTGACAAGACGAAAGTCTATTTTGAGAAAGATGGAGCCGAAACTGCTCTGGATGCCGATCTGGTTCTCATGGCTGTCGGGCGTCGTCCTCTAACAATGGGACTGGAAAAAATAGGTGTGGATGTGGCTCCCCAGGGAATCCGTGTGGATGAGCAGATGCGAACAAATCTTCCGGGAATCTTTGCCATCGGCGATGTAAACGGCAAGTCTCTCCTGGCTCACTCTGCTTCCCGTATGGGTGAAGTCGCTGTAAACACCATCCTCGGTAAACCCGATCGGATGCGCTACGATGCCATTCCCTGGGCTGTTTACACCGATCCCGAAGCGGCCGGATGTGGTCTCACAGAGGCCCAGGCTAAAGATGCCGGTTACAAGGTTCAGACTGCTACCGTTCAGATGCGTGCTAATGGCCGTTTTCTGGCAGAGCAGGGGAAGAAAGAACCCGGTATGTGCAAGGTTGTGGTAGAAGAAGGAAGTGGACTGCTTTTAGGAGTCCATATGCTGGGAATCTACAGCTCAGAAATCATCCATTCGGCGGCAGCCATGATGGAGATGGAATTGAGAGTTCAGGATATAAAAGAAATAGTTTTCCCCCATCCGTCAGTCTCTGAGATCATCAAAGACTGTCTTTGGGCCCTATAG
- a CDS encoding endonuclease/exonuclease/phosphatase family protein produces the protein MKSFFIIVLFLQSLISVWGEKSDSIRLTTFNVHYLYAGHDKMNWDDRKEAVLQVITESDPDIISFQEMETFTRSQENDQNIQLSYLQMNLSDYGTAAVGPAADFPITQPILFKKDRFESRNQGFFFFSETPDQIYSRTWNGSYPAYCVWIDLYDSQRQETFRVYNMHNDYKSRNNRIKSSLLILEKMQSWLDDKKPLILMGDFNALSWQQPVSLFQNAGLLIGKTRGSSFHFNRGLNLFPAIDHILFTPHFQQKSNQIIRKRYDGVFPSDHYPVTVEIY, from the coding sequence ATGAAGAGTTTCTTTATAATAGTATTATTTTTGCAGTCTTTGATCTCCGTCTGGGGCGAAAAATCGGATTCAATAAGACTGACCACCTTCAATGTGCATTATTTATATGCCGGTCACGATAAGATGAACTGGGATGATAGAAAAGAGGCCGTCCTCCAGGTCATCACCGAAAGCGATCCAGATATCATCAGTTTTCAGGAGATGGAGACCTTTACCCGGTCACAGGAAAATGATCAAAATATACAACTGTCCTATCTGCAGATGAATTTATCTGATTATGGTACTGCCGCAGTGGGTCCCGCGGCAGATTTTCCGATCACCCAGCCCATCCTTTTCAAAAAAGACCGCTTCGAGAGCCGCAATCAGGGGTTTTTCTTTTTTTCTGAGACTCCAGACCAGATCTATTCCAGAACCTGGAATGGAAGCTATCCGGCATACTGTGTATGGATCGACCTTTACGACAGTCAGCGACAGGAAACCTTCCGTGTGTACAACATGCACAACGATTACAAAAGCCGAAACAACCGCATCAAATCATCTTTGCTGATACTAGAAAAAATGCAGTCCTGGTTAGATGACAAGAAGCCCTTAATTTTAATGGGAGATTTCAATGCCCTAAGCTGGCAACAGCCGGTTAGTCTATTCCAAAATGCCGGTTTACTCATTGGCAAAACAAGGGGTAGCAGCTTTCATTTTAACAGGGGATTAAATCTTTTTCCGGCCATTGACCATATCCTGTTCACTCCTCACTTCCAACAAAAATCAAACCAGATTATCAGAAAACGGTATGATGGAGTATTTCCATCGGATCATTATCCCGTGACTGTCGAAATTTACTAA